One Drechmeria coniospora strain ARSEF 6962 chromosome 01, whole genome shotgun sequence genomic region harbors:
- a CDS encoding eukaryotic translation initiation factor 3 subunit 2: MRPILLSGHERALTQIRYNLDGDIIFSVAKDQQICAWFSHNGERLGTYHGHVGAIWTVDVDPTTTMIASGAADNTIRLWEVKTGRCLKTWEFPTAVKRVEFNEDGTKLLGVTEKRMGYLSNIVVMEINPDVNAEQSEERLLTIVCDESKATVAGWSAMNKYIIAGHEDGSISQYDGKTGELLDNVPIHELNNPIVDLQWSADRTYCITACKDKTAKLISARDLEVMKNYPADTPLNSACIVPKKDFVILGGGQAAMDVTTTAARQGKFEARFYHKIFEDEIGRVRGHFGPLNTVACDPTGKSYASGGEDGYVRVHHFDKGYFDFMYEVERERANRMQ, from the exons ATGAGACCCATCCTCCTCTCTGGGCACGAGCGTGCCCTCACCCAGATCAG ATACAACCTGGACGGTGACATCATCTTCTCCGTCGCCAAGGATCAGCAAATCTGCGCCTGGTTCTCCCACAATGGCGAGCGTCTCGGCACCTACCACGGCCACGTCGGTGCCATCtggaccgtcgacgtcgatcccaccaccaccatgaTCGCCTCGGGCGCGGCCGACAACACCATCCGCCTCTGGGAGGTCAAGACCGGCCGCTGCCTCAAGACCTGGGAGTTCCCCACGGCCGTCAAGCGCGTCGAGTTCAACGAGGATGGCACCAAGCTGCTCGGCGTCACCGAGAAGCGCATGGGCTACCTGAGCAacatcgtcgtcatggagATCAACCCCGACGTCAACGCCGAGCAGTCCGAGGAGCGCCTTCTCACCATCGTCTGCGACGAGAGCaaggccaccgtcgccggctggAGCGCCATGAACAAGTACATCATCGCCGGCCACGAGGACGGCAGCATCTCGCAGTACGACGGCAAGACGGGCGAGCTGCTGGACAATGTGCCCATCCACGAGCTGAACAACCCCATCGTCGACCTTCAGTGGTCCGCGGACCGCACCTACTGCATCACCGCCTGCAAGGACAAGACGGCCAAG CTCATCTCGGCCCGCGACCTCGAGGTCATGAAGAACTACCCCGCCGACACGCCACTCAACAGCGCATGCATCGTCCCCAAGAAGGACTttgtcatcctcggcggtgGTCAGGCCGCCATGGAcgtcacgacgacggccgctcgccAGGGTAAATTCGAGGCCCGCTTCTATCACAAGATcttcgaggacgagatcgGCCGTGTCCGCGGCCACTTCGGTCCGCTCAACACCGTTGCCTGCGACCCCACGGGCAAGAGCTacgcgagcggcggcgaggacggctaCGTCCGCGTTCACCACTTCGACAAGGGTTACTTTGACTTCATGTACGAGGTCGAGAGGGAACGCGCGAACCGGATGCAGTAA
- a CDS encoding C-1-tetrahydrofolate synthase, translated as MVATKLDGTAIAKSIRERIGAEIIEKQKRNPRYRPSLKIIQGMRDPFPGHDRPALADPVLWHHLRPDEAQGRPGGKLSRRCHAACALTPVVAQAGVACELLHFPETITETELLGQIRRLNHDTTVNGILVQLPLPGSIGEDSITSAVADEKDVDGFGTNNIGELAKRGGKPIFTPCTPKGIIHLLNEAGVELTGKSAVVLGRSNIVGGPVSYLLRNADCTVTVCHSKTKALQSYLKHADIVIAAIGQAQFVKGEWLKEGAVVIDVGTNFIPDASRKSGQRMVGDVEYESASQVASVITPVPGGVGPMTVAMLLQNVVEATTLFFETEKKRKTIPLPLKPRKPVPSDIAISREQRPKQISRIAAEVGIAPHELEPYGAFKAKVDLNLLKRLQHRRDGRYVVVTGITPTPLGEGKSTTTMGLAQALGAHVGRLTFANVRQPSQGPTFGIKGGAAGGGYSQVIPMDEFNLHLTGDIHAITAANNLLAAAIETRIFHENTQKDGPLYRRLVPAKNGARTFAPVMLRRLKKLGIDKTNPDDLDEDEIRRFARLDIDPETITWRRVLDVNDRHLRGVTVGTAPTEKGQSRETGFDISVASECMAILALSTSLGDMRERLGRMVVATSRGGDPVTCDDVGAGGALTALMRDAVKPNLMQTLEGTPVFVHAGPFANISIGQSSIIADKLALKLAGTEPDEDHDASTGFVVTEAGFDFTMGGERFFNIKCRASGLVPDVVVVVATVRALKVHGGGPPIAPGAPLSPVYKEENVEILRAGCVNLRKHISNAKSFGIPVVVAINRFATDTAAEIAVIREEALAAGAEDAILSDHWAEGGKGAVDLAKGVMAASVMAKEMTLTYGLEGTVQERIEAIGTKMYGAAKVEFSPLAQKKVDTYTKQGYGHLPICVAKTQYSLSHDPELKGAPTGFTIPIRDVRMAAGAGYLYALAADIQTIPGLPTAPGYLNVDVDVETGEIDGLF; from the exons atggtcgcCACCAAACTCGATggcaccgccatcgccaagaGCATCCGTGAGCGCATCGGCGCCGAGATCATCGAGAAGCAGAAGCGTAATCCCCGCTACAGGCCATCCCTGAAGATCATTCAAGGCATGCGTGATCCCTTTCCTGGCCACGACCGTCCCGCCCTCGCTGACCCCGTCCTTTGGCA CCACCTACGTCCGGATGAAGCTCAAGGCCGCCCAGGAGGTAAGCTCAGCCGCCGATGCCACGCAGCCTGTGCGCTcacgcccgtcgtcgcccaggcCGGCGTCGCTTGCGAATTGCTTCACTTCCCCGAGACCATCACCGAGACGGAGCTGTTGGGCCAGATCCGACGTCTCAACCACGACACCACGGTcaacggcatcctcgtccagctcccCCTTCCCGGCTCCATCGGCGAGGACAGCATCacgtcggccgtggccgacgagaaggacgtcgacggcttcggcacCAACAACATCGGGGAGCTCGCCAAGCGTGGGGGCAAGCCCATCTTCACGCCCTGCACGCCCAAGGGCATCATCCACCTGCTcaacgaggccggcgtcgagctgacgGGCAAGTCGGCCGTCGTTCTCGGCCGCAGCaacatcgtcggcggccccgTCAGCTACCTTCTCCGAAACGCCGACtgcaccgtcaccgtctgCCACTCCAAGACGAAGGCCCTCCAAAGCTACCTCAAGCACGCcgacatcgtcatcgccgccatcggccaaGCCCAGTTCGTCAAGGGCGAGTGGCTCAaggagggcgccgtcgtcatcgacgtcggcaccAACTTCATCCCCGAcgcgtcgaggaagagcgGCCAGCGGatggtcggcgacgtcgagtaCGAGTCGGCAAGCCAGGTGGCCTCGGTCATCACGCCGGtccccggcggcgtcgggcccATGACGGTGGCCATGCTGCTCCAGAACGTCGTGGAAGCCACCACGCTCTTCTTCGAGACGGAAAAGAAGCGCAAGACGATCCCGCTGCCGCTgaagccgaggaagccggtgccgtcggacATTGCCATCTCGAGGGAGCAGAGGCCCAAGCAGATCagccgcatcgccgccgaggtcggcatcgccccTCACGAGCTGGAACCCTACGGCGCCTTCAAGGCCAAGGTGGATCTCAACCTGCTCAAGCGGCTGCAGCaccgacgagacggccgctacgtcgtcgtcacgggCATCACTCCGACgcccctcggcgagggcaagtcgacgacgaccatgggCCTGGCCCAGGCCTTGGGCGcccacgtcggccgcctgACCTTTGCCAACGTCCGGCAGCCGAGCCAGGGTCCCACCTTTGGCATCAAgggcggtgccgccggcggaggCTACAGCCAAGTCATCCCCATGGACGAGTTCAACCTGCACCTCACGGGCGACATCCACGCCATCACGGCGGCGAACAACCTTctcgcggccgccatcgagacGCGCATCTTCCACGAGAACACGCAAAAGGACGGCCCGCTCTACAGGCGGCTCGTGCCGGCCAAGAACGGCGCCCGCACGTTTGCGCCCGTCATGCTCCGCCGGCTCAAGaagctcggcatcgacaagACGAACCcggacgacctcgacgaggatgagatCCGCCGGTTCGCGCGCCTCGACATCGACCCCGAGACCATCACCTGGcgccgcgtcctcgacgtcaacGACCGCCACCTCCgcggcgtcaccgtcggcaccgcGCCGACGGAGAAGGGGCAGAGCCGCGAGACGGGCTTCGACATCTCGGTGGCGAGCGAGTGCAtggccatcctcgccctcagcacgagcctcggcgacatgcgcgagcgcctcggccgcatggtcgtcgccacctctcgcggcggcgaccccGTCACCtgcgacgacgtcggggccggcggcgcgctgACGGCGCTCATGCGGGACGCCGTCAAGCCCAACCTCATGCAGACGCTCGAGGGCACGCCCGTCTTCGTCCACGCCGGGCCCTTTGCCAACATCAGCATCGGCCAGAGctccatcatcgccgacaaGCTGGCGCTCAAGCTGGCCGGCACGGAGCCCGACGAGGACCACGACGCCAGCACGggcttcgtcgtcaccgaGGCCGGCTTCGACTTCACcatgggcggcgagcgcTTCTTCAACATCAAGTGCCGCGCCTCGGGCCTCGtgcccgacgtcgtcgtcgtcgtcgccacggtGCGAGCTCTCAAGGTGCACGGCGGCGGTCCCCCGATCGCGCCGGGCGCGCCCCTGAGCCCCGTCTACAAGGAGGAGAACGTGGAGATCCTCCGGGCCGGGTGCGTCAACTTGAGGAAGCATATTTCCAACGCCAAGTCGTTTGgcatccccgtcgtcgtcgccatcaaccGATTCGCGACGgacacggcggccgagattgCCGTCATCCGCGAGGAGGCGCTggctgccggtgccgaggacgccATCCTTTCGGACCACtgggccgagggcggcaagggAGCCGTTGACCTCGCCAAGGGCgtcatggcggcgtcggtcaTGGCCAAGGAGATGACGCTGACGTACGGGCTGGAGGGCACCGTGCAGGAGCGCATCGAAGCCATCGGCACGAAGATGTacggcgccgccaaggtTGAATTCAGCCCGCTGGCGCAGAAGAAGGTGGACACGTACACGAAGCAGGGCTACGGCCACCTGCCCATCTGCGTTGCCAAGACGCAGTACTCGCTGTCGCACGATCCGGAGCTCAAGGGGGCGCCGACGGGCTTCACCATCCCCATCCGCGACGTGCGCATGGCTGCCGGAGCCGGTTACCT GTatgctctcgccgccgacatccAGACCATCCCGGgcctgccgacggcgccgggctACCTCAAcgtggacgtcgacgtcgagaccGGGGAGATTGATGGCCTATTTTGA